The Nicotiana tomentosiformis chromosome 9, ASM39032v3, whole genome shotgun sequence genome contains the following window.
aataagcgactaaaacacaagattatagcctaccatcaataccccacacttaaaccattgctcatcctcgagcaattacaccacactttatatagacacaatcTTAGtaagcaactctcctaactcattacacaaagaatatttaaaatagactaagcacaactgtgtaacatcttcacctcaagaattgactcaaaagcaccatgcattatttataactcACTTACTTACTGTAATAGGTCAACAACATTTCCTTTATTTCATGAATCAAGTTCCCTCATAATAATAGatagtagttccacacacaataaaaatttagaacaaataggaactcaagattggaagaattcacgcactctcagaaacaacattcatatgccataaaagatgcaccataggcttcccgtagtgtactactctactaattcgagctcattcagtcaaggatcaaataggactttcaTTGATTGTAATGTAAGCTGctggacgggtaggatacatttagatataagagtgactacacctccctaagcacttttaatGCATTTActtttaacattcaaaaccccacacttatgtcaaaccatactccgcCTTAACATCAATATGCATTAACTCCCAACTTATTTAAgaacaaatacatcaagagtagccactatcaaggaatatttttcacagtcGTACAATTAatatctttcttctcttttttttttctcaattcaagtggctcttacttttacAAAATAGTGAACCTTTTTCCCccatacttcaacttttacaaagttcatacaatttcaagtactcacaagaggtaaatggttcaaatagatggtcaattcaaataaacgggtaaggcttgtaatgttgttgccaaaagaaacaggattataggctcaacggGGCTAACTAAAaaacataacaattaggtgggtaaaagcatataagtggctcaacaaagaaatacctatatcacttctagactgaacaaaactactattcctctttgcaaacacacagggtaagttctagacatcaaatgcaatgcacagaataacacaaaaacctcTCTCacgcacatggcacataactcactcaagattgaaTGATcaagactctctagtcaaagtagttaagcaaagttaaacttattcaatttaaggtgcttatgcaagagtcaaaaattgagcctaagagtcataactaaagcactcactattctcaaggaataataaagtcaagagacatTGCTTCTAATTCAAAtcacagcacaaggtttcctacttctaaaaacagaaaaataactacacccggttcaaacaaaactcttggaaaagaaccgcggcacagataaaaaccaagggagaattattacactacctaacaaaagaaaatctttttgtctttttctttttacttaaatccctcaagaaacctgtcaaatgatatccatcgtccggaaaaatcaaaaattttaaaaaagattatgtttttttttctatctctaactactaaaattaacaaaactaaaagacatatacatacaacatacaaacatccccctaccccacactttaagttatgGCATATCCCTTTGACAcaaaattaaaaagcataaggtaaaggaaacttccctgaattttcaGTCGGGGTCTAAGTCGAAGCGGGCTCCATTCCACGCacccgaactagtgcacacatctacatggacaacttcttctcagccttcttgggtaTACCCCACACTTGTCTTACTCAACCACTAGAGCCTTCTCTTTTGAACTCTTCAGCtttcactcaacacttgcagctggcttaTGCTTTTTCACTCCAgttgctacattcatctcaaaagtcaccaTTTCCTCACACACTCAAAGCATGAGTTTTATATTATGTATATCCAGTatagctctacccgttgctaaaaatggtcttactaggatgagggggaccttcttgttctcctccatatttaaCACTATgaaatctataggaaatacaaacttatctacccgcaCTAAGACATCTtctactatcccctcgggtattatctTGGTTTGGTTTGCCAGTTGCAAGGATACTGGTGctaaccttatctctccaatttcATTTTCCATCTTACTGCAAATAGACAAAGGAATTAGATTGATTGAGGCACCAGAAACACATAAAGATTGATCAAAGTTAAGagttcctaaagagcaaggtattgTAAAACTCCGTGGATCTCCACACtgttgtgggagtttattttgcaagattgcactgcaatgctctatGAGCTTAACCACCttggtctcttctatcttcctcttctttataaggatctccttcaagaactttgcGTAAGCTGGCATTTTTGAGAGAACTTCCATGAATGTCATATTTTCATTAACTTGTCTCGGCATATCTAGATATCTCTCAAACTTCTTATCCAACTTTTCTCAATagagcttttggggaaaaggtaaagcgGGCATGTTCTTGCTCACAACATCATATTCCTCGCTTCTTCTTTTTCTCGGCTCCCTTTTGGCCTTTCTTCTACTCAGTCTTTTTGTCATCATCTTCAATTTTCAGCTCCTTCCAGCTTTCTTTTTCTTGCGCAGCTTCTTTGTGAattggagtgggatctttcaacactagTCCGCTTCTCAAGGTTACATCATTTACCATTTCTTTAGGATTCTTTTCAGTATCAGCTGGCAGAGTACCTTGGATTCTCTCAGTTAATAGAGTTGCAATTTGTCTTACTTGTCTCTCCAAACTTCGCAAACCTGTCCCAAGTTCATTAATAGCTGCAACATGATCATCTAATCTCTCATATGTCTTGACAATAAAAGACTTCATCAGATATTCTAACCCAAATTGAAttggctgttgaggctgaaactacGGCCTCTACTGATTCACAAAACCAAGAGCTCCTTGAaatctagagttattttgttgccatttaTTTGCTGTACCCCCCAGGTGAACTCTATGAAAAACCatggtgcttctgacccattgcattgaagttgtAATTACCAACAATATTAACTTCCTCGATcaaggcttgacactcatgagtagggtgtcctcttccacatatgtca
Protein-coding sequences here:
- the LOC138899018 gene encoding uncharacterized protein, which encodes MPRQVNENMTFMEVLSKMPAYAKFLKEILIKKRKIEETKVVKLIEHCSAILQNKLPQQCGDPRSFTIPCSLGTLNFDQSLCVSGASINLIPLSICSKMENEIGEIRLAPVSLQLANQTKIIPEGIVEDVLVRVDKFVFPIDFIVLNMEENKKVPLILVRPFLATGRAILDIHNIKLML